The Microbacterium sulfonylureivorans region CGGTGCGCCCGTCTGCGGGTGCGACAGCAGCCCCGAGATCACGAGCAGGGTGTCTCCGGGGAGGAGGAAGCCCACAAGCAGACCGGTCTCGGCGAAGACGATGAAGCAGACCACGAGAAGGGCCCACGGCCCGGCCCACGCGATGATCGCGGCGGGGTCGAGCCAGGGGATGAGGGCGATGTCGTGCAAGGTCGTTCCCGTCGGTCGGTAGGTCGGCGGAGGTCACCGCGAATGCGGCTGCGTGCGGAAGGTGGGACTTGAACCCACACGCCCGGAGGCACAGGAACCTAAATCCTGCGTGTCTGCCAATTCCACCACTCCCGCGAGTGGGTTCAGTCTACTGAGGCGCCTGGACGGCGGCTGTGGGGCAGACCCCCGGTCCGGCGGGTGGCCGGTCGGCGCTTGCTCGACGCCGGATCAGCGCTTGATGCCGAAGAGGAAGTAGCTCGCCGGGCCGATCCAGTTGACGAGGATCGCGGGGATCCACGCCGGCTTCGGGCCGCGCACCTCGTCGGCATCGCGATGGGCGAGGTCCCAGAACGCGAGGAACGCGAACGCCGCCTGCACGAGCCCCAGCACCCCGAACACGGCCTGCTGCCCGGGAGACAGCTCCTTCTTCGGCTTCGTCATGTCGGCCCCTTCCGCTCCACACCATCCTGCCCCCCGCCGCCGTCTTCCGCATCTGTGGATAACTTCGGGATGTCGCTTTCCGGTCTTGGGAGGATGCAATGGTGCCTTCGCCCACCGTCCTGCCCCCCTCATCGGTCGCGGCGTCCGCGGCATCCGGTGGGTCTGCGGCGGCGGTCGTGGCCGAGCGGGTGCGCGAACGGCTGAGGGCGGAGCGCACCGATCCGTCGCGCGATCCCGAGTTCGCCGCGCACGTCGCGCGCGCCGAGGTGCGCCGTCACAACGACTTCGCACTCGCGAGGGGGCTCGCGCCGGTCGACGACGAGTCGGCATGCGTCCGCGAGGTGCTCGCCAGCGTGGCGGGGTTCGGACCCCTCCAGCCGTATCTCGACGACCCCACCGTCGAAGAGCTCTGGATCAACGCCCCGGATCGCATCTTCATCGCGCGCGGCGGCGTGTCGGAGCGCACGCCGCTCGCCCTGACCGACTCCGCCGTCCGCGACCTCGTCGAGCGGATGCTGCAGTCCACCGGCCGTCGGGTCGACCTGAGCCAGCCGTTCGTCGACGCCTCGCTGCCCGACGGCTCGCGTCTCCATGTCGTCATCCCCGACATCACTCACCGCCACTGGGCGGTCAACGTCCGGAAGTTCCTCCCCGCCTTCCGCGACCTCGACCGTCTCGTGTCGGCGGGCTCGATCGCCGCCGACGCGGCAGAGCTGCTGCGCTCGGCGATGGCGCGCGGCGCCTCCGTCCTCGTCTCCGGTGCGACGCACGCAGGCAAGACGACCGTGCTCGGAGCCTTGATCGCCGCGTGCCCGCCGGGCCATCGCATCGTCACGGTCGAGGAGACCTTCGAGCTCGCCGTGGCCGCCACCGACATCGTCGCGCTCCAGGGGCGTCAGCCGAGCCTGGAGGGAACGGGCGAGGTCACCTTGCGGCGCCTCGTGAAGGAGGCGCTGCGCATGCGGCCGGACCGGCTCGTCGTCGGCGAGGTGCGCGACGCCGAGGCGCTCGACCTCCTCCTCGCGCTGAACACCGGCGTGCCGGGCGCGGCGACCATCCACGCCAACTCCGCGCGCGAGGCGCTCGGCAAGCTCGCCGCACTCCCGCTCCTCGCGGGGCGGAACATCGACGCGGCATTCGTGCTGCCGGCGGTCGCGGCATCCGTCGATCTCGTCGTCCACTGCGAACGGGATGCCTCGGGTCGGCGCCGGGTGGTCGAGATCGCTGAGCCGACCGGAGTGGAAGCCGGGGTCGTCGCGGCCCGGACGATCTACGAGGCGACCGCATGACCTTCGTCTGGGGTGCCGTGCTCGCCGCCGGGATCCTCCTCGTGCTGTCGCCGTGGCTGTGGCCGGTGAAGGCGGAGCGTCCGACGGGCCCCGCGAGCGGGCGCCTCGCACGCCTTCTCGAGTCCGCCGGCCTCGCACGGGTGTCTCCCGGTGCGGTGGTCGTCGTCGCGGTCTGCGGCGCCGTGGTCGGCGCCGCGGCGGCCTGGCTGGTCGCACAGGTCGCCGCGCTCAGCCTCGTCGCCGCCGTCGCCGGTGCGTTCGCGCCGTTCGCGTGGCTGCGCGCGCGACGTGCGCGACTCGTCCGCTCCCGGCGGGGACTGTGGCCCGACGTGTGCGATCTGCTCATCGCCTCTGTCAGGGCCGGGATGTCCCTCCCCGACGCGGTGGCGAGCCTTGCGGATTCCGCACCGGCCGAGCTTCGTCCCGCGTTCGCGGGGTTCTCGCGCGACGTCGCGGCGTCCGGGCACTTCGACTCCAGCGCGCAGCGACTCAAAGCGGCCCTCGCCGACCCTGTGGCCGACCGGATCGTCGAGACGCTTCGAATGGCCCGGCAGGTCGGCGGCACCGACCTCACACCGGTGCTGCGAGCGCTCGCCGGTTCGGTGCGCGCCGACACCGCGCTGCGAGCCGAGGTCGAGTCGCGGCAGTCGTGGATCCGCGGGGCGGCGGTGCTCGGCGTCGCCGCGCCGTGGGTCATCCTCGCGCTGCTGGCGATGCGGCCCGAAGGCGCGGAGGCGTACGGCAGCCCCGAGGGCATCGTGCTGATCCTCGTCGGGGCAGCGGTGTCCTTCGTGGCGTTCCGCGTGATGGTGCGACTCGGCCGCCTGCCCGAGCCGCGGAGGTGGTTCGGATGAGCCTTCTCGGCATCGACGACCTCGCGTTCTCGATCGTGCTCGGCTCCGCGCTCGGTGCGGGGATCTGCCTGCTGCTCTCGCTCGCCCCGCGGTGGGGAGCGCCCAGCCTCGCCCGTCGCATCGCCCCGTACATCCGCGACGTCATCGATCCCCGCGGCGTCGGGATCGCCCCCATCGCACCGGCCGACAGCGCTGCGCTGGCGTGGCAGACGATGCAGCGCCGGTTCGCGCGCGTCGTCGGTGGCGACGAGTCCGTCGCGCGGCGCCTGCGGCAGGCCGGCTCGCCGGGCGATCCTGCTGCCTTCCGGGGTCGACAGCTGGCCTGGGCGCTCGTCGGTCTCGCCGCGGGCGGGTTGCTCGTGGTCGGTGCGGTGCTGCTCGGGCGAGGGTCTCCCTCGCTCGCGCTCCTGCCCCCGCTCACCGCCGTCACTGCCGCGTTCGCCTGCGACGCCCGGCTGACCCGCGCCGCCCGGGCGCGCGCGGCGCGCGTGCGGGAAGAGCTGCCGACGGTGCTCGAGTTCGTGGCGCTGTGCCTGTCGGCCGGCGAGGGCATCTTCGACTCGCTGCGACGCGTCAGCGACGTCGGCGCCGGGGAGCTCACCGCGGAGCTGCGCGGCGTCGTGGTGGCCGTCGGCACCGGATCGCCGCTCTCCGAAGCGCTCGCCAAGCTCTCCGATCGACTGCAGATACCCGCACTCACGCGAGCGGTCGACCAGCTCGTCGCCGCGATCGACCGGGGGGCGCCGCTCGCGCAGGTGCTCCATGCCCAGGCGCTCGACGCCCGGGAGGACGCCAAGCGCGACCTCATCGAGCGGGCGGGGCGCAAAGAAATCTACATGCTCGTCCCGCTCGTCTTCCTCATCCTCCCGCTCAGCGTGCTGTTCGCGGTGTTCCCGGGAGTCTTCATGCTTCGGCTCGGCATCGGCTGAGCACGACGTCCAAAGGAGAGAAATGATCCGCATCCACACGCAGCGACTGATCGCCCGGCTCCGCGCAGCCGCGCTCGACATCGGCGAGGACGAGCGAGGCGACGTGCCCGGATGGGTCCTCATCACCCTCATGACCGCCGGGCTCGTCGTCGTGATCTGGGCGCTCGCCGGCCCCGCCCTCGCGGGTCTGTTCGAACAGGCGATCTCGCGGGTGTCCGGCTTCTAGCCCGTGCACGTCCGCGCCCGCCTGCGAGCGGCAGCCGAGGGAGACGAGGGCTCCAGCCCCGTCGAGTTCGTCCTGGTCGGCGCTGTGCTGACCGTGATGACCCTCGCCGTCCTCCAATTCGGCCTCGCCCTGTACGTGCGCAACGTGGTGCACGACGCGGCGGTGGAAGGCGCCTACCACGCGGCTCTCGCCGATACGTCGCTCGACGACGGGGCGGAGCGCACGCGCGAGATCGTCACCCGCACGGTCGGGGCCGAGTACTCGGCCGATGTCGCCGTGCGCGAGAGCGCCGCGCTCGGACACCCCACGGTCGAGGTGACCGTGCGCGCGGTGCTGCCGCTCGTCGGATTGCTCGGCGCTCCGCGCACGATGGAGGTGACCGCGCGTGCTCCGATCGAGTCCCTCGACTGATCCCGGCGATGCGGCCGACGACGCCGAGCGCGGCTCGGCGGCGCTGGAGTTCATCCTCGTCGGACTCGTCCTGCTTGTGCCGCTCGTCTACCTCGTCGTCGCGCTCGGCCTGATCCAGGAGCAGTCGCTCGGCGCGGAAGCGGGAGCTCGCCACATCGCCCGCGCGATCGCCACGGCCGGCGATGCCGAGGATGCCGAAGAGCGTGCCGATCTCGTCCTCGAATCGATCGTCCAGGAGTACGGCCTCGACGCGGACGGGGTGGCGCTCTCGCTGAGCTGCCGCCCGGCCGGCGCAGAATGCCCGCGTGCCGGTGCGACACTCGTCGTGACGCTCCGCGCGGCCGTCGCGCTCCCGCTCGTGCCGTCGGTCCTCGGCCTGGACCGGCTGGCGAGCGTGCCGATCGAGGCATTCGCCGCGCACAAGGTCTCTCGGTTCTGGGGGTCGGAGTGAGACTCCATCGGCACGGCGCCCCCGCGCGCGAGCCAGATGACGAGGGCAGCGTCCTCCTCCTGACCATCGGCTACGCGGCGCTCGCGCTCGTCGCCGTCCTGGTGTGCGTCGATGCGACGAGTCTGTACCTGGCCCAGAAGCGCCTCGATTCGCTGGCGGATGCTGCGGCCCTCGCCGCCGCGGACGGCTTCGAGCTGACCATCGTCGACGATGAGCCGGTCGCCGTGCTCACCTCGGCCGGCGTGCGGGCTCAGGCGCAGCTGATGGTCGACGAGGTCGGGGGAGGCGCGACGCTCGTGTCGGCGGCCACTCCGGATGGCGTGTCGGCACGCGTGACCGTCGCCGCTGCGTGGCATCCGCCGGTCCTCACGCTCTTCGTGTCCG contains the following coding sequences:
- a CDS encoding PLDc N-terminal domain-containing protein, with protein sequence MTKPKKELSPGQQAVFGVLGLVQAAFAFLAFWDLAHRDADEVRGPKPAWIPAILVNWIGPASYFLFGIKR
- a CDS encoding CpaF family protein translates to MAERVRERLRAERTDPSRDPEFAAHVARAEVRRHNDFALARGLAPVDDESACVREVLASVAGFGPLQPYLDDPTVEELWINAPDRIFIARGGVSERTPLALTDSAVRDLVERMLQSTGRRVDLSQPFVDASLPDGSRLHVVIPDITHRHWAVNVRKFLPAFRDLDRLVSAGSIAADAAELLRSAMARGASVLVSGATHAGKTTVLGALIAACPPGHRIVTVEETFELAVAATDIVALQGRQPSLEGTGEVTLRRLVKEALRMRPDRLVVGEVRDAEALDLLLALNTGVPGAATIHANSAREALGKLAALPLLAGRNIDAAFVLPAVAASVDLVVHCERDASGRRRVVEIAEPTGVEAGVVAARTIYEATA
- a CDS encoding type II secretion system F family protein codes for the protein MTFVWGAVLAAGILLVLSPWLWPVKAERPTGPASGRLARLLESAGLARVSPGAVVVVAVCGAVVGAAAAWLVAQVAALSLVAAVAGAFAPFAWLRARRARLVRSRRGLWPDVCDLLIASVRAGMSLPDAVASLADSAPAELRPAFAGFSRDVAASGHFDSSAQRLKAALADPVADRIVETLRMARQVGGTDLTPVLRALAGSVRADTALRAEVESRQSWIRGAAVLGVAAPWVILALLAMRPEGAEAYGSPEGIVLILVGAAVSFVAFRVMVRLGRLPEPRRWFG
- a CDS encoding TadE family protein, whose product is MLRSSPSTDPGDAADDAERGSAALEFILVGLVLLVPLVYLVVALGLIQEQSLGAEAGARHIARAIATAGDAEDAEERADLVLESIVQEYGLDADGVALSLSCRPAGAECPRAGATLVVTLRAAVALPLVPSVLGLDRLASVPIEAFAAHKVSRFWGSE
- a CDS encoding type II secretion system F family protein — its product is MSLLGIDDLAFSIVLGSALGAGICLLLSLAPRWGAPSLARRIAPYIRDVIDPRGVGIAPIAPADSAALAWQTMQRRFARVVGGDESVARRLRQAGSPGDPAAFRGRQLAWALVGLAAGGLLVVGAVLLGRGSPSLALLPPLTAVTAAFACDARLTRAARARAARVREELPTVLEFVALCLSAGEGIFDSLRRVSDVGAGELTAELRGVVVAVGTGSPLSEALAKLSDRLQIPALTRAVDQLVAAIDRGAPLAQVLHAQALDAREDAKRDLIERAGRKEIYMLVPLVFLILPLSVLFAVFPGVFMLRLGIG
- a CDS encoding pilus assembly protein TadG-related protein, which translates into the protein MRLHRHGAPAREPDDEGSVLLLTIGYAALALVAVLVCVDATSLYLAQKRLDSLADAAALAAADGFELTIVDDEPVAVLTSAGVRAQAQLMVDEVGGGATLVSAATPDGVSARVTVAAAWHPPVLTLFVSEGVGLEATATSRTALR
- a CDS encoding TadE family protein, translated to MHVRARLRAAAEGDEGSSPVEFVLVGAVLTVMTLAVLQFGLALYVRNVVHDAAVEGAYHAALADTSLDDGAERTREIVTRTVGAEYSADVAVRESAALGHPTVEVTVRAVLPLVGLLGAPRTMEVTARAPIESLD